A window of the Vicinamibacterales bacterium genome harbors these coding sequences:
- the gyrA gene encoding DNA gyrase subunit A, translating into MTDIAASKVPVNIEDEMKRSYMDYAMSVIIGRALPDARDGLKPAHRRVLYGMRTMGLASNRAYRKCAKIVGEVMGNFHPHGDASIYDTLVRLAQEFNMRYPLVDGQGNFGSIDGDPPAAMRYTEARPESLAEAMMTDLDKETVDFVPNYDETTEEPTVLPTTFPNLLVNGSAGIAVGMATNIPPHNMREVIDGVLAVIEQRAQPKQERLKAVLRAVPGPDFPTGGFIVGRTGIFQAYTTGRGAVTVRARVRTEESKKGDRTSLVVDEIPYQVNKKRLIENIAELYREKTIEGISDLRDESDRDGMRIVIELKRGEVPEVVLNNLYKHTQLQTTFGIIMLAIAGNRPKVMPLLEIVEHFIEFRREVVRRRTEFELRRAEARAHILEGLKIALDHLDEVIRLIRGSKSPAEAREGLQTSFSLSLLQAQAILDMQLQRLTGLERQKILDELVELMKTIERLRGILSSEELLIQLVVNELKAVREKFGDDRRTEIIDESGELRIEDLIADEDMAITVTNTGYIKRTPLTTYRAQHRGGKGRIGMRTREEDYVSHLFVASTHSYIMIFTDLGRAYWLKVHEVPDVGPGGKGKAIINLVQFESPDEKIAALLAVREFPEQDEQQFVVMGTRKGTVKKTDLSAFSNPRPSGIIAMGIEAGDAVIAVELSDGKEQIFIGSRDGMAIRFNEEDVRSMGRTAYGVRGITLRDDDEVVAMEVVREGGTMLTVAQNGYGKRTELEEYRLQSRGGVGIINIQTSDRNGKVAGIAYVHDDDEVMVISQQGMVLRMKAGGIRSIGRATQGVRLIEMEDGDAVVSVAKMPERDEEEGVLPA; encoded by the coding sequence ATGACAGACATCGCAGCTTCGAAAGTCCCGGTCAACATCGAGGACGAGATGAAGCGCTCGTACATGGATTACGCGATGAGCGTAATCATCGGCCGAGCGCTGCCCGACGCGCGTGACGGGTTGAAGCCGGCGCATCGCCGCGTGCTCTACGGCATGCGGACGATGGGCCTGGCGAGCAACCGTGCCTACCGCAAGTGCGCCAAGATCGTCGGCGAGGTGATGGGCAACTTCCATCCCCACGGCGACGCCTCGATCTACGACACGCTCGTCCGGCTCGCGCAGGAATTCAACATGCGCTATCCCCTGGTCGACGGCCAGGGGAACTTCGGGTCGATCGACGGCGATCCGCCGGCGGCGATGCGCTACACCGAGGCGCGCCCCGAGTCGCTCGCCGAAGCGATGATGACGGATCTCGACAAGGAGACCGTCGACTTCGTCCCCAACTACGACGAGACGACCGAAGAACCGACCGTTCTCCCGACGACGTTCCCGAACCTGCTGGTCAACGGCTCGGCGGGCATCGCCGTCGGCATGGCGACGAACATTCCGCCGCACAACATGCGCGAGGTGATCGACGGCGTCCTCGCCGTCATCGAGCAGCGCGCCCAGCCGAAGCAGGAGCGCCTGAAGGCGGTGCTGCGCGCCGTGCCCGGCCCCGATTTCCCGACCGGCGGATTCATCGTCGGCCGGACTGGTATCTTCCAGGCCTACACCACCGGCCGCGGCGCCGTCACCGTCCGCGCCCGCGTCAGGACGGAAGAGTCCAAGAAGGGGGATCGCACCTCGCTGGTGGTCGACGAGATTCCGTATCAGGTCAACAAGAAGCGGCTGATCGAGAACATTGCCGAGCTCTACCGCGAAAAGACGATCGAAGGCATCTCCGACCTGCGCGACGAATCCGATCGCGACGGCATGCGCATCGTTATCGAGCTGAAGCGCGGCGAAGTGCCGGAGGTCGTGCTCAACAATCTCTACAAGCACACGCAGCTGCAGACGACGTTCGGCATCATCATGCTGGCGATCGCGGGCAACCGGCCGAAGGTGATGCCGCTGCTCGAGATCGTCGAGCATTTCATCGAGTTCCGCCGCGAAGTGGTGCGGCGGCGCACCGAATTCGAACTGCGCCGCGCCGAGGCCCGCGCCCACATCCTCGAGGGCCTCAAGATCGCGCTCGATCACCTCGACGAAGTGATCCGGTTGATCCGTGGATCGAAGAGCCCGGCCGAGGCGCGCGAAGGACTGCAGACCAGCTTCAGCCTCTCGCTGTTGCAGGCGCAGGCGATCCTCGACATGCAGCTGCAGCGCCTGACCGGCCTCGAGCGTCAGAAGATTCTCGACGAGCTGGTCGAGCTGATGAAGACGATCGAGCGGCTGCGCGGGATTCTGTCGAGCGAGGAGCTGCTCATCCAGCTGGTCGTCAACGAGCTGAAGGCGGTGCGCGAGAAGTTCGGCGACGATCGCCGGACCGAGATCATCGACGAGAGCGGCGAGCTGCGGATTGAAGACCTGATTGCCGACGAAGACATGGCGATCACCGTCACCAACACCGGCTATATCAAGCGCACGCCGCTCACGACCTATCGCGCGCAGCACCGCGGCGGCAAGGGCCGTATCGGCATGCGGACGCGCGAAGAGGACTACGTCAGCCACCTCTTCGTTGCCTCGACGCACTCCTACATCATGATTTTCACGGACCTCGGCCGCGCCTACTGGCTCAAGGTCCACGAGGTGCCGGACGTCGGTCCGGGCGGCAAGGGCAAGGCGATCATCAACCTGGTGCAGTTCGAATCGCCGGACGAGAAGATCGCCGCGCTGCTCGCCGTGCGCGAGTTCCCCGAGCAGGACGAGCAGCAGTTCGTGGTCATGGGGACGCGGAAGGGCACGGTCAAGAAGACCGATCTCTCCGCCTTCAGCAACCCGCGCCCGAGCGGCATCATCGCGATGGGCATCGAGGCTGGCGACGCGGTCATCGCCGTCGAGCTGTCGGACGGCAAGGAACAGATCTTCATCGGTTCGCGTGATGGCATGGCCATCCGCTTCAACGAGGAAGACGTCCGCTCGATGGGCCGCACCGCCTACGGCGTCCGCGGCATCACGCTGCGCGACGACGACGAGGTCGTGGCGATGGAGGTCGTCCGCGAGGGCGGGACGATGCTCACGGTCGCGCAGAACGGCTACGGCAAACGGACCGAGCTCGAGGAGTACCGCCTGCAGTCACGCGGCGGGGTCGGCATCATCAACATCCAGACCTCCGACAGGAACGGCAAGGTCGCCGGCATCGCCTACGTCCACGACGACGACGAGGTGATGGTCATCTCGCAGCAGGGGATGGTCCTGCGCATGAAGGCCGGCGGCATCAGGTCCATCGGCCGCGCGACCCAGGGCGTCCGGCTGATCGAGATGGAAGACGGGGACGCCGTCGTCTCAGTGGCGAAGATGCCGGAGCGGGACGAGGAAGAAGGCGTCCTTCCCGCCTGA
- a CDS encoding LysR family transcriptional regulator has protein sequence MQLPDLAAFLAVASDRSFSAAARRLHRTQPAISQAVRRIEDELGERLFDRSSRDGTLTEAGRLLQDYAQRLLGLANEAETAVRELQQVRRGRVIIGANEAAVHSLLPHVEKFALDHPNVVMDVRRVPSRQIASAVLDRSLDFGVLTFQPVDRGVQTLSLGADDLVLLASPKHPLAGRRRVTLEEVGRQVVIAHNDPSPTRDRVLRAYERRQTSINIQISLPSLDGIKRAVEMGIGVALLPRRCALTEIARGHLAAVRVPELGAQRTVRLVFRRTGERSRAAEAFLEVAKAGGATGA, from the coding sequence ATGCAGCTGCCAGACCTCGCTGCGTTTCTCGCCGTGGCGTCGGACCGCAGTTTCTCCGCTGCGGCGCGGCGCCTGCATCGCACCCAGCCCGCCATCAGCCAGGCGGTGCGCCGCATCGAGGACGAGCTCGGCGAGCGGCTGTTCGACCGCTCCTCGCGTGACGGCACCCTCACCGAGGCCGGCCGCCTGCTCCAGGACTACGCGCAGCGGCTGCTCGGCCTCGCGAACGAGGCCGAAACGGCGGTGCGGGAGCTGCAGCAGGTCCGCCGCGGCCGGGTGATCATCGGCGCCAACGAAGCCGCCGTCCACAGCCTCCTGCCGCATGTCGAGAAGTTCGCTCTCGATCATCCCAATGTCGTGATGGACGTGCGCCGGGTGCCGTCGCGGCAGATCGCCAGCGCCGTGCTCGATCGCAGCCTCGATTTCGGCGTGCTGACCTTCCAGCCGGTCGATCGCGGCGTGCAAACGCTCTCGCTCGGCGCCGACGACCTGGTGTTGCTGGCGTCGCCGAAGCATCCGCTGGCCGGCCGCCGACGCGTCACCCTCGAGGAAGTGGGCCGCCAGGTGGTCATCGCCCACAACGACCCGTCGCCGACGCGCGATCGCGTGCTGCGCGCCTACGAGCGGCGCCAGACCTCGATCAACATCCAGATCTCGCTGCCCTCGCTCGACGGGATCAAGCGCGCCGTCGAAATGGGCATTGGCGTGGCGCTGCTGCCGCGCCGCTGTGCGCTGACCGAAATCGCCCGCGGCCATCTCGCCGCGGTGCGCGTCCCGGAGCTCGGCGCACAGCGCACCGTCCGGCTCGTCTTCCGCCGCACCGGAGAGCGCAGCCGCGCCGCGGAGGCATTTCTGGAGGTCGCCAAAGCCGGCGGCGCTACGGGCGCCTGA
- the leuD gene encoding 3-isopropylmalate dehydratase small subunit, giving the protein MAVERIREIRGTGLPLRGDDIDTDRIIPARFLKAITFEGLQDHLFEDDRAQIDGHPAGNPAYNGARVMVVQSNFGCGSSREHAPQAIHRRGIKAVIGQSFSEIFFGNSVALGLPCPTASRDTTEALIALIEQNPSAEIAVDLDTMKVTADGRSYDLTLPAAAREAFMDGGWDATGLLLDDYDQVRAVAARLPYVTAAW; this is encoded by the coding sequence TTGGCCGTTGAGCGCATCCGTGAAATCCGCGGCACCGGCCTGCCGCTCCGCGGCGACGACATCGACACCGACCGGATCATTCCCGCCCGCTTCCTGAAGGCCATCACGTTCGAAGGGCTGCAGGACCACCTGTTCGAAGACGATCGGGCGCAGATTGACGGCCATCCCGCCGGGAATCCGGCCTACAACGGCGCGCGGGTGATGGTGGTGCAATCGAACTTCGGCTGCGGCTCCTCGCGCGAGCACGCGCCGCAGGCGATCCACCGGCGTGGCATCAAGGCGGTCATCGGCCAGTCGTTCTCGGAGATCTTCTTCGGCAACTCAGTGGCGCTCGGGCTGCCGTGTCCGACGGCCTCGCGCGACACGACCGAGGCGCTGATCGCGCTCATCGAGCAGAATCCGTCGGCCGAGATCGCCGTCGATCTCGACACGATGAAAGTGACCGCCGACGGCCGCTCGTACGACCTGACGCTTCCCGCTGCGGCGCGCGAGGCCTTCATGGACGGCGGCTGGGACGCAACCGGCCTGCTGCTCGATGACTACGACCAGGTCCGCGCCGTCGCCGCGCGCCTGCCTTACGTCACTGCCGCGTGGTAG
- a CDS encoding UvrD-helicase domain-containing protein — protein MPLAMDFLDKLNPEQRQAVLHTEGPLLILAGAGSGKTRVITFRITYLIGNGHARPDEVLAVTFTNKAAGEMRARVEGLLGADANGVWLSTFHSLCARLLRREAPHIGLSRDFVIYDSSDQIAVVKQASKELGIDDKLVPPRIALARISQAKNRMEGPDSLRGAWNLRDEQIAKIYEKYIAALRESSALDFDDLLLKTVELFETSTPVRERYANKFKYVMVDEYQDTNRPQYLLIKRLAGIHRNLAVVGDPDQSIYKWRGADLKNILDFETDFGDAAIVRLEQNYRSTQVILDAATAVIQQNRNRKDKRLWTDRKGGHKIVYYRGGDELEEADFIVKSIKQARAEDAATMMAVLYRTNAQSRAIEDQLMRESIPYKIIGGVRFYERKEIKDALAYLKLIINPHDDVSLRRVINVPSRGIGKGVMDSLSGIDLDRIAADAPPLLAAGLAEVSSARSLWARLVHAVDEGRLGNRATTSLRAFRDMIAGLARDARTDTVSIAIGRMLDRSGYLQDLRDENTEEANERTENLMELVSAARDYESRDAEASLGGFVDRLSLLSEVDEESGTKNARVWLMSMHAAKGLEFPVVFIAGMEDGLFPHSRSTEDEAELEEERRLFYVGMTRAERRLFLTGAARRRVFGEYQSTEPSRFIDEVPSELVERITPAYASQYQSTFAHAHYEFRTNPYGRGGRPGRVKEDSPKYSYEDEDQSASGVRVGMRVKHAQFGVGVVLAVEEHTDDYKITVRFNSVGQKKLLARFAKLEPA, from the coding sequence GTGCCTCTCGCAATGGATTTCCTCGACAAGCTCAATCCCGAACAACGCCAAGCGGTGCTCCACACGGAAGGGCCGCTGCTGATCCTCGCCGGCGCGGGATCGGGAAAGACGCGGGTCATCACGTTTCGCATCACCTACCTCATCGGCAACGGCCACGCGCGGCCGGACGAGGTGCTGGCGGTGACCTTCACCAACAAGGCCGCCGGCGAGATGCGCGCGCGCGTCGAGGGACTGCTCGGCGCCGATGCCAACGGCGTCTGGCTGTCGACGTTCCATTCGCTCTGCGCGCGGTTGCTGAGGCGCGAGGCGCCGCACATCGGGCTGTCGCGCGATTTCGTCATCTACGACTCCTCCGATCAGATCGCTGTCGTCAAGCAGGCCTCCAAAGAGCTCGGCATCGACGACAAGCTGGTGCCGCCGCGAATAGCGCTGGCGCGGATCAGCCAGGCCAAGAACCGCATGGAGGGGCCCGACTCGTTGCGCGGCGCGTGGAACCTGCGCGACGAGCAAATCGCGAAGATCTACGAGAAGTACATCGCGGCCCTGCGCGAGTCGAGCGCGCTCGACTTCGACGATCTGCTGCTCAAGACCGTCGAGCTCTTCGAAACCTCCACGCCGGTCCGCGAGCGCTACGCGAACAAGTTCAAGTACGTGATGGTCGACGAGTACCAGGACACCAACCGTCCGCAGTACCTGCTGATCAAGCGACTCGCCGGGATCCATCGCAATCTCGCCGTCGTCGGTGATCCGGATCAGTCGATCTACAAGTGGCGCGGCGCCGATCTCAAGAACATCCTCGATTTCGAGACCGACTTTGGCGACGCCGCCATCGTCCGGCTCGAGCAGAATTACCGCTCGACTCAGGTGATCCTCGACGCGGCGACCGCCGTCATCCAGCAGAACCGCAACCGCAAGGACAAGCGCCTGTGGACCGACCGCAAGGGCGGCCACAAGATCGTCTACTACCGCGGCGGCGACGAGCTCGAGGAAGCCGATTTCATCGTCAAGTCGATCAAGCAGGCGCGCGCCGAAGACGCCGCCACGATGATGGCGGTGCTCTACCGCACCAACGCCCAGTCGCGCGCCATCGAGGATCAACTGATGCGGGAGTCGATCCCGTACAAGATCATCGGCGGCGTCCGCTTCTACGAGCGCAAGGAGATCAAGGACGCGCTCGCCTATCTCAAGCTGATCATCAACCCGCACGACGACGTCAGTCTTCGCCGGGTGATCAACGTCCCGTCGCGCGGCATCGGCAAAGGCGTGATGGACTCGCTGAGCGGCATCGATCTCGACAGGATTGCCGCCGACGCGCCGCCACTCCTCGCCGCCGGCCTTGCCGAGGTCAGCTCGGCGCGATCGCTCTGGGCGCGGCTCGTCCACGCGGTCGACGAGGGCCGGCTGGGCAACCGCGCGACGACTTCACTGCGCGCGTTCCGCGACATGATCGCGGGCCTGGCGCGCGACGCGCGGACCGATACCGTGTCGATCGCCATCGGCAGGATGCTCGACCGCTCCGGCTACCTGCAGGACCTTCGCGACGAGAACACCGAAGAAGCCAACGAGCGGACCGAGAACCTGATGGAGCTCGTGTCGGCGGCCCGCGACTACGAATCGCGCGACGCCGAGGCCTCGCTCGGCGGCTTCGTCGATCGGCTCTCGCTGCTGTCGGAGGTCGACGAGGAGTCGGGCACGAAGAACGCGCGCGTCTGGCTGATGTCGATGCACGCGGCGAAGGGCCTCGAGTTCCCGGTCGTGTTCATCGCCGGCATGGAGGACGGTCTCTTTCCGCACTCGCGGTCAACCGAGGACGAGGCCGAGCTCGAGGAGGAGCGGCGGCTGTTCTACGTCGGCATGACCCGCGCTGAGCGGCGCCTGTTCCTGACCGGCGCGGCGCGCCGGCGGGTGTTCGGCGAGTATCAGTCGACCGAGCCGTCGCGCTTCATCGACGAAGTGCCGTCGGAGCTGGTCGAGCGGATCACTCCAGCCTACGCGTCGCAGTACCAGTCGACCTTCGCCCACGCGCACTACGAGTTCCGCACCAACCCCTACGGCCGCGGCGGACGCCCTGGCCGCGTCAAGGAAGACTCGCCCAAATACTCATACGAAGACGAAGACCAGTCCGCTTCGGGCGTGCGCGTCGGCATGCGCGTCAAGCACGCGCAATTCGGCGTCGGCGTCGTCCTCGCGGTCGAAGAGCACACCGACGATTACAAGATCACCGTGCGGTTCAATTCGGTGGGGCAGAAAAAACTGCTGGCGCGTTTTGCCAAGCTCGAACCGGCTTGA
- the leuC gene encoding 3-isopropylmalate dehydratase large subunit, which translates to MRDTLLDKVWRAHTVRKLPSGQTQLFIGLHLIHEVTTPQAFDMLEARGLRVAMPERTIATVDHIVPTLDQRRPFVDVMAEDMLSALERNCHAHGIRLLHLDSGQQGIVHVIGPELGLTQPGMTIACGDSHTSTHGAFGSVAFGIGTSQVRDVLASQCLAMEPLKVRRIAVRGRLDRGVYAKDVILAIIQRLGVKGGVGYGYEYAGDTIERMSMDERMTICNMSIEGGARVGYVNPDQTTFDYLRGRQFAPHGDAFERATKWWASMASDRDASYDDEVVVKAEEIRPTVTWGINPGQSVAIDEPLPSNADPEALAFMGFRAGQAVRGTRIDVAFVGSCTNGRLSDLREAARVVRGQHVARHVKALVVPGSQAVRAAAEREGLDRVFLDAGFEWRGAGCSMCLAMNPDRLEGREICASSSNRNFKGRQGSPTGRTLLMSPAMVAAAALAGEVVDVRELNPAEVAFGR; encoded by the coding sequence ATGCGAGATACTCTTCTCGACAAGGTCTGGCGGGCGCACACCGTGCGCAAGCTGCCGAGCGGGCAGACGCAGCTCTTCATCGGTCTTCACCTGATTCACGAGGTGACGACTCCGCAGGCGTTCGACATGCTCGAGGCGCGCGGGCTTCGGGTGGCGATGCCTGAACGGACGATCGCCACCGTCGACCACATTGTCCCGACGCTCGATCAACGGCGGCCGTTCGTCGACGTGATGGCCGAGGACATGCTCTCGGCGCTCGAGCGCAATTGCCACGCGCACGGCATCCGGCTATTGCACCTCGACAGCGGGCAGCAGGGGATCGTCCACGTCATCGGGCCGGAGCTCGGACTGACCCAGCCCGGCATGACCATCGCCTGCGGCGACAGTCACACCTCGACGCACGGCGCTTTCGGCTCCGTCGCGTTCGGCATCGGCACCTCGCAGGTGCGCGACGTGCTGGCCTCGCAGTGCCTCGCGATGGAGCCGCTGAAAGTGCGGCGTATCGCGGTGCGCGGCCGCCTCGATCGCGGCGTCTACGCCAAGGACGTCATCCTCGCCATCATCCAGCGGCTCGGCGTCAAAGGGGGCGTCGGCTACGGCTACGAGTACGCCGGCGACACGATCGAGCGCATGTCGATGGACGAACGCATGACGATCTGCAACATGTCGATCGAAGGGGGTGCGCGCGTCGGCTACGTGAACCCCGATCAGACGACGTTCGACTATCTGAGAGGGCGTCAGTTCGCGCCGCACGGTGACGCCTTCGAGCGCGCCACGAAGTGGTGGGCGTCGATGGCGTCCGACCGCGACGCGTCCTACGACGACGAGGTCGTCGTCAAGGCCGAAGAGATCCGCCCGACGGTCACCTGGGGCATCAACCCCGGACAGTCGGTCGCGATCGACGAGCCGCTGCCGTCGAACGCCGACCCCGAAGCTCTCGCGTTCATGGGGTTCCGCGCCGGCCAGGCGGTGCGGGGGACCAGGATCGATGTCGCGTTCGTCGGCTCCTGCACGAACGGCCGCCTCTCGGACCTGCGCGAAGCGGCGCGCGTCGTGCGGGGCCAGCACGTGGCCCGGCATGTCAAGGCGCTCGTCGTCCCGGGCTCGCAGGCCGTGCGCGCGGCGGCCGAGCGCGAAGGGCTCGACCGCGTGTTCCTTGACGCCGGCTTCGAGTGGCGGGGCGCCGGCTGCTCGATGTGCCTGGCGATGAACCCGGACCGCCTCGAAGGGCGCGAGATCTGCGCCTCGTCGTCGAACCGTAACTTCAAGGGCCGGCAGGGGAGCCCGACCGGCCGTACGCTGCTGATGAGCCCGGCGATGGTCGCGGCCGCGGCGTTGGCCGGCGAGGTGGTGGACGTCCGCGAACTGAATCCTGCGGAGGTGGCGTTTGGCCGTTGA